A genomic window from Pyricularia oryzae 70-15 chromosome 7, whole genome shotgun sequence includes:
- a CDS encoding para-nitrobenzyl esterase — protein MGIVANLVAAAGILSACSSNFATFASPCQPRGIPRAVTAQGTITGARDAHGNSVFLGIPFAATTGGDNRWRAPQPVVPSKEPFAAVAYGPTCPQAPSQGSASWSRQDEDCLNLNIWTPKSGDKLPVLVYMYGGAMVTGSSSNTGIQGTNFANKGVVYVNFNTRESIFASPHSSELAAANPDESQNFSILDVDKALEWVHDNIEAFGGDPNHIVFAGHSSGSLQVDHYLWNHPDTFLKGAAEMSANTMSGPAFAPADQGLDKMAAELGCPSAAAGGQIECLRKVDAEAFMTTQFSGFLNTVFTPVIDDKTRHSDYAARFAAGQYASHVPLLTGLSDGEGTIFSLVYGAENGNFSEWIRSFDADVAQLDPAVLEAAYPPADFASESLRSGALYGDARFNCPVDYYVDLRSEVQPTWAYRFFAKYDNVVGVPGTAPTHGTEVPFFHGGNECFAGLSGVIPAQQALADSIHDMFVAWIKDPAAGPGWDRVKPKSGPLVKLGVPGDELSRIPGETGEFNARCQAVYNPKFPEYPVVQSIL, from the exons ATGGGTATCGTCGCCAACCTCGTGGCCGCCGCAGGCATCCTGTCCGCGTGCTCGTCCAACTTTGCCACGTTTGCGAGCCCCTGCCAGCCGCGCGGCATCCCACGCGCCGTGacggcccagggcaccatCACCGGCGCCCGGGACGCGCACGGAAACTCGGTCTTTCTCGGCATCCCtttcgccgccaccaccggcgGCGACAACAGGTGGCGCGCTCCGCAGCCCGTCGTCCCGTCCAAGGAGCCCTTTGCCGCCGTCGCCTACGGGCCGACCTGTCCCCAGGCCCCCTCGCAGGGGAGCGCTTCGTGGTCGCGCCAGGATGAGGACTGCCTGAACCTCAACATCTGGACGCCCAAGTCGGGCGACAAGCTCCCCGTCCTGGTCTACATGTACGGCGGCGCCATGGTCACGGGCTCCAGCAGCAACACGGGCATCCAGGGTACCAACTTTGCCAACAAGGGTGTCGTCTATGTCAACTTCAACACCCGCGAGAGCATCTTTGCCTCGCCGCACTCGTCCGAGCTCGCGGCTGCGAACCCCGATGAGTCGCAGAACTTTAGCATTCTGGATGTCGACAAGGCGCTCGAGTGGGTCCATGACAATATTGAGG CCTTTGGCGGCGACCCCAACCACATCGTCTTCGCCGGCCACTCGTCCGGCTCCCTGCAGGTCGACCACTACCTGTGGAACCACCCCGACACCTTCCTGAAGGGTGCCGCCGAGATGTCAGCCAACACCATGTCTGGCCCCGCCTTCGCCCCCGCCGACCAGGGTCTCGACAAGATGGCCGCCGAGCTCGGCTGCCCCAGCGCCGCGGCCGGCGGCCAGATCGAGTGCCTGCGCAaggtcgacgccgaggccttCATGACGACGCAGTTCAGCGGCTTCCTCAACACCGTCTTCACGCCCGTCATCGACGACAAGACGCGCCACTCCGACTACGCCGCCCGCTTCGCCGCCGGCCAGTACGCGTCCCACGTGCCGCTGCTGACCGGCCTGTCCGACGGCGAGGGCACCATCTTCTCGCTCGTCTACGGCGCCGAGAACGGCAACTTTTCCGAGTGGATCCGctccttcgacgccgacgtcgCGCAGCTCGACCCGGCCGTGCTCGAGGCCGCCTACCCGCCGGCCGACTTTGCCTCCGAGTCGCTGCGCAGCGGCGCCCTGTACGGTGACGCCCGCTTCAACTGCCCCGTCGACTACTACGTCGACCTGAGGTCCGAGGTCCAGCCCACCTGGGCTTACCGCTTCTTTGCCAAGTACGACAACGTCGTCGGCGTCCCCGGCACCGCCCCCACCCACGGCACCGAGGTGCCCTTCTTCCACGGCGGCAACGAGTGCTTCGCTGGACTTTCGGGCGTCATCCCGGCGCAGCAGGCCCTTGCCGACTCCATCCACGACATGTTCGTTGCCTGGATCAAGGACCCTGCTGCCGGCCCCGGTTGGGACAGGGTGAAGCCCAAGTCGGGACCCTTGGTCAAGCTGGGCGTGCCCGGCGATGAGCTTTCGAGGATCCCGGGCGAGACTGGCGAGTTCAACGCCAGGTGTCAGGCCGTGTACAACCCCAAGTTTCCCGAGTACCCAGTTGTTCAGTCCATCTTGTAA
- a CDS encoding DNA polymerase zeta catalytic subunit yields the protein MDVFKVRLNCIDHYQATPTQYDPCLRNDVRHSQLFKEPKVPVIRVFGSTQTGQKVCAHIHGAFPYLFIEYNGKLDQEEVGAFSYRLHLSIDHALAVSYRQDAYARDTPKYVARITLVKGVPFYGFHVGYKYYLKIYMLNPVVMTRLADLLHQGVIMKRKFQPYEAHLQYILQFMTDYNLYGCGYIEASSVKFRAPVPQIDDDDMDSVMTPHIWHNQSISQKQITDHHSLPRASHCPIEVDICVQDILNRKDVKERRLHHDFVERLNPLPTDMKLVASMAGLWRDETKRRKRQLGISDPKSSPFPAEALVSMSHDPRDSQPAGWLHEEEFRAEIEELITTERANDDTDITFDSFVPEPPPLDSAIKTVLESVEDLYPQHLEASLGEMSTISVDFDPASSIDVDERGARRLGRPETMDEDPCPDDSDEERLREAQRLEEAKKEKALQDYPTTASINGLVGLDTSSLITGKRPEIPITQELIDAAIEEDLLSEVPAPLQTPILREGLKRHAHPKYEDHPSKRPRIRPARINNLTFVPPEDGLRARYERRAANVAKAESQPPSSSQRQTVDEAAPFRTPLPRKSSMMHNSASKSVNRKLSFAVVKDPNDPETKLRLSQNSNSQGSDTSETPKLLSFDSSLPDPEEASPQKEENQEFYQVGQLPNPFGPSDKSQEHDHSEDEVFAHTSMVPVSHVLPPTAEEVCATMADYGIPDVVYRDAYYSKEKDVPLRPREFAGRQFRLRGNTLPYLPEFTADRAAPDAWAVPEARLPDKSKLKIEEEIRRNKCTIKTWEIAQPPPTFEEVSGWWEEKEIKKKESGSRPKSHPASPQSTQLARRQLSQIEGATPKNKHGFRYSQKQKTTSVQHEVAYMSTMSIEIHVNTRGKLVPDPEKDEVKCIFWCVRSDDKSNEASSQAPDGLQSGVVVLSEEGTLAERIKHQIKGELLEETSELDLMVRMVEIVRTHDPDILTGYEVHGGSWGYLIERARCMYDYNLCDEFSRMKSQSHGRYGKDADRWGFNTTSTIRVTGRHMINIWRAMRGELNLLQYTMENVVWHLLHRRIPHYSWQTLTTWYGSGRHGDLDKLLRYYQTRTRLDIEILEENGLISRTSEQARLLGVDFFSVFSRGSQFKVESIMFRIAKPENFMLVSPSRKQVGGQNALECLPLVMEPQSAFYNSPVLVLDFQSLYPSVMIAYNYCYSTFLGRIVDWRGTNKMGFAEYRRRKRLLELLQEHINIAPNGVMYTKPEIRKSLLAKMLTEILETRVMVKSGMKQDKDDKTLQQLLNNRQLALKLLANVTYGYTSASFSGRLPCSEIADSIVQTGRETLERAIAFIHSVPRWGAEVVYGDTDSLFIHLKGRTKEQAFEIGNEMAKAITDMNPRPMKLKFEKVYLPCVLLAKKRYVGYKYEHVDQQVPDFDAKGIETVRRDGTPAEQKIEEKALRLLFETADLSQIKEYFQRQCNKIMRGQVSIQDFCFAKEVKLGTYSDRNGVGPAPPGALISTKKMLADPRAEPQYGERVLYVVVTGAPGARLADRCVPPEDMLSPAGAHLRLDADYYISKNLIPPLERIFNLVGAHIRGWYDELPKVQQVRRVVVDSGNGHNSWFGSIMGNNGAQKAKKVTLESYLQVMNCAVCNVRIRPATQKKKTPAPRQQLPPVQYHPLFGFGRFGPRPPPQPAPKKKKKKNPANDVVVCGRCTRHAQESLLKLHSRLAHERKRFSEVADVCRSCAGLAPGDVASVHDCDSKDCPVFYTRVKQATKLRTEMSIVEPVIKQLEARVAKMRKQAWEW from the coding sequence ATGGACGTGTTCAAGGTGCGTCTGAACTGCATCGATCACTACCAAGCCACGCCCACGCAATATGACCCCTGTCTCCGAAACGATGTTCGGCATTCCCAACTATTCAAGGAGCCCAAGGTTCCGGTGATTCGCGTCTTTGGCTCAACCCAGACTGGTCAAAAAGTCTGCGCGCATATACATGGCGCGTTTCCCTATCTCTTCATTGAGTATAATGGGAAGTTGGATCAAGAAGAAGTTGGCGCATTTTCATACCGACTGCATCTGTCGATTGACCATGCCCTCGCTGTCAGCTATAGGCAGGATGCCTATGCTCGGGACACGCCCAAGTATGTGGCGCGTATAACGCTCGTTAAGGGCGTTCCCTTCTATGGCTTCCATGTTGGCTACAAGTATTATCTCAAGATTTATATGCTCAACCCCGTTGTCATGACGCGACTGGCCGATCTGCTGCACCAAGGTGTCATTATGAAACGAAAATTTCAACCATACGAGGCTCATTTGCAGTACATCTTGCAATTCATGACCGACTACAACCTTTATGGCTGCGGGTACATCGAGGCCAGCAGTGTCAAATTCCGTGCCCCAGTGCCTCAGATAGACGACGATGACATGGACAGCGTCATGACTCCCCATATCTGGCACAACCAGTCGATATCCCAAAAGCAGATCACAGATCATCACTCTCTGCCTAGGGCCAGTCATTGCCCCATCGAAGTTGATATATGCGTACAGGACATCCTCAATCGTAAAGATGTCAAGGAACGCAGACTTCATCATGATTTTGTCGAGCGGCTGAACCCCTTACCTACCGATATGAAGCTGGTAGCTAGCATGGCAGGGCTGTGGAGGGACGAAACGAAACGTCGAAAAAGACAGCTGGGCATCTCCGATCCGAAAAGCAGTCCATTTCCTGCTGAGGCGCTTGTCTCCATGTCGCACGATCCGCGAGACTCGCAGCCTGCCGGCTGGCTACACGAGGAAGAGTTCCGTGCAGAGATTGAAGAGCTCATAACAACCGAGAGAGCCAATGACGACACAGACATCACATTCGACTCGTTTGTGCCAGAACCGCCTCCTCTTGATTCGGCCATCAAGACTGTACTTGAGTCTGTCGAGGATCTCTACCCTCAACACTTGGAGGCATCCTTGGGGGAGATGTCGACTATTTCGGTTGATTTTGACCCTGCAAGCAGTATTGACGTTGATGAGAGAGGTGCGCGCCGGCTAGGCAGACCGGAGACTATGGACGAAGACCCTTGTCCGGATGATTCTGATGAAGAAAGACTGCGAGAAGCCCAGCGTTTGGAGGaggcaaagaaagaaaaggcttTGCAGGACTATCCCACCACAGCTTCGATAAACGGACTGGTTGGACTTGATACCAGTAGTCTGATTACTGGAAAGCGACCAGAGATACCCATAACACAGGAGCTCATCGATGCTGCTATTGAGGAAGATCTGTTGAGCGAGGTTCCAGCTCCTTTGCAAACGCCAATCTTGCGAGAGGGATTGAAGCGACATGCCCACCCAAAATATGAGGATCATCCTTCAAAACGACCAAGGATACGACCAGCTCGCATAAACAACTTGACATTTGTCCCCCCTGAGGACGGTCTACGAGCCCGGTATGAACGCCGTGCTGCGAATGTGGCCAAAGCCGAAAGCCAACCCCCATCGTCTTCCCAACGACAGACAGTGGATGAGGCCGCCCCGTTCCGTACGCCTTTGCCGCGCAAGTCATCTATGATGCACAACTCGGCATCCAAGTCTGTTAATCGTAAGCTCAGTTTTGCTGTCGTCAAAGATCCGAATGACCCTGAGACAAAGCTTCGATTGAGCCAAAATTCCAACTCGCAAGGCAGCGACACATCTGAAACCCCGaagcttctttcttttgattCGTCGTTGCCAGATCCGGAGGAGGCCTCACCGCAGAAGGAAGAAAACCAAGAATTCTACCAGGTGGGCCAGTTGCCAAATCCCTTTGGACCCTCCGACAAGTCTCAGGAACATGACCACTCAGAAGATGAAGTCTTTGCACATACCTCAATGGTACCTGTTAGCCATGTTCTCCCCCCGACCGCAGAGGAGGTCTGCGCAACTATGGCGGACTACGGAATACCCGATGTTGTATACCGGGACGCATATTACAGTAAAGAGAAAGATGTGCCACTTCGTCCAAGAGAGTTTGCTGGGCGTCAATTTCGGCTCCGGGGTAACACGTTACCATACCTACCCGAGTTCACTGCTGATAGGGCTGCACCGGATGCATGGGCCGTTCCAGAGGCACGACTACCAGACAAATCAAAACTTAAAATTGAGGAGGAGATACGCCGGAATAAATGTACAATCAAGACATGGGAAATTGCACAACCACCTCCGACGTTTGAAGAAGTATCGGGCTGGTGGGAGGAAAAGGAGATTAAGAAGAAAGAGTCCGGATCGAGGCCAAAGAGCCATCCGGCCTCTCCACAGTCGACACAGTTGGCTCGTCGCCAGCTTTCACAGATCGAAGGAGCGACGCCCAAGAACAAACATGGCTTCAGGTACTCGCAGAAGCAAAAGACTACCAGCGTTCAGCATGAGGTTGCTTACATGAGCACAATGAGTATCGAGATCCATGTTAACACCAGGGGAAAACTTGTCCCTGATCCGGAGAAGGACGAGGTCAAGTGCATATTCTGGTGCGTTAGGTCAGATGATAAATCTAACGAGGCTAGCAGCCAGGCTCCTGATGGTTTACAATCGGGCGTCGTGGTTCTATCTGAAGAAGGCACCCTGGCTGAACGCATCAAGCACCAAATAAAGGGTGAGCTATTGGAAGAAACATCCGAGCTCGACCTCATGGTTCGTATGGTTGAGATTGTTCGAACGCACGACCCAGATATCCTGACAGGCTACGAGGTCCATGGTGGCTCTTGGGGCTATTTGATTGAGCGCGCAAGATGCATGTACGACTATAATCTCTGTGACGAGTTCTCCCGTATGAAGTCGCAGTCTCATGGAAGATATGGCAAAGACGCAGACCGATGGGGTTTCAACACTACTTCGACAATCCGAGTGACGGGTAGACACATGATCAACATCTGGCGTGCGATGCGAGGAGAGCTCAACCTACTTCAATATACAATGGAAAATGTCGTCTGGCATCTGCTACACCGTCGGATACCACACTACTCGTGGCAGACGCTCACCACGTGGTATGGTAGTGGACGGCACGGCGATCTTGATAAACTACTACGCTACTACCAAACAAGGACGAGGCTTGATATTGAGATCCTTGAGGAGAATGGGCTGATCTCGCGAACGAGCGAGCAGGCAAGATTGCTTGGCGTCGACTTCTTTTCAGTGTTCTCACGTGGATCACAGTTCAAGGTTGAGTCTATCATGTTTCGGATCGCCAAGCCCGAAAACTTTATGCTCGTATCACCGAGTCGAAAGCAGGTTGGCGGGCAAAATGCATTAGAGTGTTTGCCGCTGGTGATGGAGCCACAAAGTGCATTTTATAACAGTCCAGTGCTGGTGCTAGACTTCCAGAGTTTGTATCCCAGCGTCATGATTGCCTACAACTACTGCTACTCGACGTTCCTGGGGCGGATCGTGGATTGGCGTGGAACCAACAAGATGGGATTTGCCGAGTATAGAAGGCGAAAGCGGCTACTCGAGTTGTTGCAAGAGCACATCAACATTGCACCAAACGGCGTCATGTATACCAAACCTGAGATCAGGAAGTCGCTGCTTGCCAAGATGTTGACAGAGATTCTGGAAACAAGAGTCATGGTCAAGAGTGGCATGAAACAAGACAAAGACGACAAAACCCTCCAGCAATTGCTAAACAATAGGCAACTGGCTCTCAAGCTGCTGGCAAACGTCACATATGGCTACACGTCTGCGTCATTCTCGGGCAGGCTTCCGTGTTCGGAGATTGCCGATAGCATTGTACAGACAGGCCGTGAAACTCTGGAGCGAGCCATTGCCTTCATTCACTCTGTCCCGAGATGGGGCGCTGAAGTTGTCTACGGGGACACAGACAGCCTTTTTATCCACCTCAAGGGTCGCACAAAAGAGCAGGCCTTTGAGATTGGAAACGAAATGGCCAAGGCAATTACTGACATGAACCCGCGGCCCATGAAGCTCAAGTTTGAGAAGGTCTACCTACCATGCGTTTTGCTAGCCAAAAAGCGCTACGTTGGGTACAAGTACGAACACGTCGATCAACAAGTTCCCGATTTTGATGCCAAGGGCATAGAGACAGTCCGCCGTGACGGGACGCCAGCGGAGCAAAAGATCGAGGAAAAGGCGCTGCGGCTGCTCTTTGAGACGGCGGACCTAAGCCAAATCAAGGAGTACTTTCAACGACAATGCAACAAAATCATGCGTGGTCAAGTGTCAATCCAAGACTTTTGCTTCGCCAAGGAGGTCAAGCTGGGCACATATAGCGACCGCAACGGTGTAGGCCCCGCACCGCCTGGCGCGCTCATTAGCACAAAGAAGATGCTGGCCGATCCGCGAGCGGAACCACAATACGGCGAACGTGTTCTTTATGTCGTCGTCACAGGCGCCCCTGGCGCGAGGCTTGCCGACAGGTGCGTCCCGCCCGAAGACATGCTATCGCCCGCCGGTGCGCACCTACGACTTGATGCCGACTACTACATATCCAAGAACCTGATTCCGCCGCTGGAGCGCATCTTCAACTTGGTCGGAGCGCACATCAGAGGTTGGTACGATGAGCTTCCCAAAGTGCAGCAGGTAAGGCGCGTCGTGGTCGATTCTGGGAACGGGCACAACAGCTGGTTCGGGAGCATCATGGGGAACAATGGCGCACAAAAGGCCAAAAAGGTCACGCTTGAAAGCTATCTGCAAGTGATGAACTGTGCAGTATGCAATGTCCGCATCCGCCCCGCTacccagaaaaagaaaacgccgGCACCCCGGCAGCAACTACCACCAGTACAGTACCACCCCCTGTTTGGGTTCGGCCGTTTTGGGCCGCGACCTCCACCTCAACCGGcacccaagaagaagaagaagaagaacccTGCAAACGATGTCGTGGTATGCGGACGATGCACGCGCCACGCTCAGGAATCGCTCCTCAAGCTCCACAGTAGGCTGGCGCACGAGCGCAAGCGGTTTTCCGAGGTGGCAGATGTGTGTCGGAGCTGTGCCGGCTTGGCACCGGGCGACGTCGCAAGTGTACATGACTGCGATAGCAAGGACTGTCCGGTCTTTTACACGCGGGTCAAACAGGCCACGAAGCTTCGAACGGAAATGAGTATTGTCGAGCCGGTGATCAAGCAATTGGAAGCGAGGGTTGCCAAAATGAGGAAACAGGCTTGGGAATGGTag
- a CDS encoding pre-mRNA-splicing factor SLU7 — translation MPPPPPPPRRPALGAAGASKEENVYIPNFISKRPFYAVDEGENTDYLEHQRIQKKEKDTGWYDRGKTLGPAATKYRKGACENCGAMTHKVKDCLSRPRAKGAKWTGRDIKADELVQDVRMGWDAKRDRWNGYDAREYQAVVEDYNKMEELRKEMQAKAAAESGKAIEDGDHYAETSDMSKHQPTSTRQLRLREDTAKYLLNLDLDSAKYDPKTRTIVDAGATNDKTAELYAEQGFLRQSGDAAEFEKAQRYAWEAQEKGGDTSLHLQANPTAGSYMRKKLKEEEDAKREERERQLREKYGGEETKVLPDAIRQMAVTESERYVEYDEIGLIKGGPKGVARSKYKEDIFHNNHTSVWGSWWSDFKWGYACCHSFVKNSYCTGEEGKAAWEAAERQRTGSGLLEPAADAEVDGAREEERKASEAETAAAAKEKAKKRTAEQMIGDVTEAELDEYRRKRTNTDDPMAQLLGRDELVT, via the coding sequence ATGCCACCTCCGCCTCCACCCCCAAGGCGGCCAGCGCTGGGCGCCGCCGGAGCCTCCAAAGAAGAGAACGTCTACATCCCCAACTTCATCAGCAAACGGCCTTTCTACGCCGTTGACGAAGGCGAAAACACCGACTACCTAGAGCATCAGCGTATccagaagaaagaaaaggacaCAGGATGGTACGACCGGGGCAAGACGCTCGGGCCGGCAGCGACAAAGTACCGCAAGGGCGCGTGCGAGAACTGCGGCGCGATGACGCACAAGGTTAAGGACTGCCTCAGCCGACCGCGTGCCAAGGGGGCCAAGTGGACGGGTCGCGACATCAAGGCCGACGAGCTGGTGCAGGATGTCCGGATGGGCTGGGACGCCAAGCGAGACCGGTGGAACGGCTACGACGCGAGGGAGTACCAAGCAGTCGTGGAAGACTACAACAAGATGGAGGAGCTGAGGAAGGAGATGCAGGCCAAGGCTGCGGCAGAATCGGGCAAGGCGATTGAGGACGGAGACCACTACGCCGAAACTTCCGACATGAGCAAGCACCAGCCGACATCAACGAGGCAGCTACGACTACGAGAGGATACTGCCAAGTATCTACTGAACTTGGATCTTGATTCAGCAAAGTATGACCCCAAGACACGAACAATCGTTGACGCTGGCGCGACGAACGACAAGACAGCAGAGCTTTACGCCGAGCAGGGCTTCCTCAGGCAGTCGGGCGACGCCGCAGAGTTTGAAAAGGCACAAAGATATGCATGGGAGGCACAAGAGAAGGGCGGCGACACAAGCCTACATCTGCAGGCGAACCCGACGGCAGGCTCCTACATGCGGaagaagctcaaggaggaggaagacgcAAAGAGGGAAGAGCGCGAGAGGCAACTGCGGGAGAAGTACGGCGGGGAGGAGACCAAGGTGTTACCCGATGCCATCAGGCAAATGGCCGTTACTGAATCGGAGAGGTATGTGGAGTACGACGAAATCGGCCTGATCAAGGGTGGGCCCAAGGGTGTGGCTCGGTCAAAGTACAAAGAAGACATCTTCCACAACAACCACACCTCGGTCTGGGGAAGTTGGTGGTCCGACTTTAAATGGGGTTACGCATGTTGTCACTCTTTCGTCAAGAACAGTTACTGCACGGGTGAGGAAGGCAAGGCGGCCTGGGAGGCAGCCGAGAGGCAACGGACGGGATCCGGACTACTGGAGCCGGCCGCGGATGCAGAAGTTGACGGCGCCAGGGAAGAGGAGAGGAAAGCAAGCGAAGCGGAAACCGCGGCCGCAGCGAAggagaaggccaagaagcgAACAGCCGAACAAATGATAGGAGACGTTACCGAGGCCGAGCTGGATGAGTACAGGAGAAAACGGACGAATACTGATGATCCCATGGCTCAGCTTCTCGGCAGGGACGAGCTTGTCACCTAG
- a CDS encoding RING-9 protein — protein sequence MRPPRVVILVFFFSAALFLFCRSITSFAQRKGESEGSIASPIPEQPPAKSKLRSFFSLSTPFSLFPPNAIISLTDDNSTSFQARPAAFGPQLPHKGLSGQLWIGSGFADDNLPEGEGEGELGCSDVPGWEDGAAGLAALAGMKPIKKGGFTKSTKLGAGDIKSSKNSKRDVGNLGGPAVNRKTKSNSRDDAKKNRPFDDGTDDYLHQGFQRSSPLRGDKSQSHSDIQSMQETAEITGKVVLLSRGGCGFLEKVKWAQRRGAVGVIVGDNTKGGPLIQMFARGDTSNVTIPAIFTSRTTAHILSSLMQPGSFIEDIIDEKGKAVVKVQQTEKGRKTRHQANKAEVVKKELPRKDVPKATTTTTTTAPTSPAKSRGWLSSFFRWSADVETVEKTNSRDWVLVDDWSDEKDTQIRASMEKAAKKGQDGLGNTLDNSNSDAQGQHSDSKSGTGKDKDKSFKEATLTTGVTPSSGQYAPEVAKHGKLKGKMSNKADSSSAASHGSFVGSMFRGEKSGNSKAEENMAAETPDGADLPEHREGLWVTITPTASGSPFFDTLLVLVVSPLITLSVVYALLILRAKLRRRRWRAPKSVVERLPVRTYHTVASSSNPSRLPSPTSSSPTTPLLQQQQQVQPSTTTLHVASSSPSSSRSRPRSRTTNDVPDSSDGMLRVDPDLQTPRTPSRTSRRKSPPQLSSEWKKYMSRQVECVVCLEEYVDGVSRVMSLPCGHEFHVECITPWLTTRRRTCPICKGDVVRSLARGSPTSPRYDPYDEESDDEGEVLASTSDDSRPASPTHDHDVERGILSSPSRSSGRGSGRSGRGGLFGLISTTWTTLRSASRTDSERNNRDDRRIR from the exons ATGCGGCCACCGAGGGTGGTCATActcgtcttcttcttctcagcCGCCCTCTTCCTATTCTGCCGGTCCATCACGTCATTCGCACAACGAAAAGGCGAATCCGAAGGGTCGATAGCCTCACCAATACCAGAACAGCCGCCAGCCAAATCCAAGCTCCGATCGTTCTTTTCCCTTTCGACGCCCTTCTCACTGTTCCCTCCGAATGCCATAATCTCTCTGACCGACGACAACAGTACCTCATTTCAGGCTCGGCCGGCCGCTTTTGGGCCACAGTTGCCACACAAGGGCCTGAGCGGTCAGCTTTGGATTGGGAGCGGCTTTGCGGACGACAATCTGCCCGAAGGCGAAGGTGAAGGCGAGCTCGGCTGTAGCGATGTGCCAGGCTGGGAGGATGGAGCTGCGGGGCTAGCTGCACTAGCTGGTATGAAGCCTATAAAGAAGGGGGGCTTCACAAAGAGCACGAAACTCGGGGCTGGAGATATCAAGTCGTCCAAGAACTCTAAGAGAGACGTTGGCAACCTTGGTGGCCCCGCTGTAAACCGCAAGACCAAGTCGAACAGCCGTGATGATGCAAAGAAGAACCGACCCTTTGACGACGGCACAGATGATTATCTTCACCAGGGATTCCAGCGATCCTCGCCGTTGCGTGGTGACAAGTCACAGTCGCACTCCGACATCCAGTCCATGCAGGAGACGGCAGAGATCACCGGCAAGGTGGTTTTGCTTAGCCGAGGAGGTTGCGGTTTCCTTGAGAAGGTCAAGTGGGCTCAGCGCAGAGGTGCTGTTGGTGTCATCGTGGGCGACAACACCAAAGGCGGCCCGTTGATTCAGATGTTCGCCAGAGGCGATACGTCCAACGTGACGATCCCCGCCATCTTCACATCGCGCACGACGGCCCACATTCTGTCCTCACTGATGCAGCCCGGCAGCTTCATCGAGGACATCATCGATGAGAAGGGCAAGGCCGTCGTCAAAGTTCAGCAGACCGAGAAGGGTCGCAAAACACGTCACCAAGCCAACAAGGCAGAGGTTGTCAAGAAAGAGCTGCCTAGAAAGGACGTACCAAAAGCCACTACGACCACTACGACCACTGCTCCGACGTCTCCAGCCAAATCACGAGGCTGGTTGAGCAGCTTCTTCCGCTGGAGCGCTGATGTCGAGACGGTGGAAAAGACTAATTCCCGTGACTGGGTGTTGGTGGACGATTGGAGTGATGAGAAGGACACTCAAATCAGAGCCAGCATGGAAAAGGCTGCGAAGAAAGGCCAGGATGGTCTGGGGAACACATTGGACAACTCGAATTCGGATGCGCAAGGCCAGCACTCCGATAGCAAATCAGGCACCGGTAAAGACAAAGACAAATCATTCAAGGAGGCAACATTGACTACCGGTGTTACTCCCAGCAGCGGCCAGTATGCCCCGGAGGTTGCAAAGCATGGCAAACTCAAGGGTAAAATGTCCAACAAGGCGGACTCGTCAAGTGCAGCGTCACATGGATCTTTCGTTGGCAGCATGTTTAGGGGCGAGAAGTCAGGAAACTCGAAGGCCGAGGAAAATATGGCTGCCGAAACCCCCGATGGCGCTGATCTACCTGAACACCGTGAAGGACTCTGGGTTACTATCACACCCACAGCCAGCGGAAGCCCTTTCTTTGACACACTCCTTGTTCTCGTGGTTAGCCCATTGATCACACTGAGTGTAGTATACGCTCTGCTCATTCTTCGTGCTAAGCTCAGGAGGCGACGTTGGCGCGCACCAAAGTCTGTGGTGGAGCGGTTGCCCGTTCGTACATATCACACAGTCGCCTCGTCTTCCAACCCCTCGAGGCTGCCATCCCCGACGAGCTCGTCCCCGACTACGCCGTTAttacaacagcagcagcaggtgcAGCCATCGACTACAACATTACACGTGGCTTCATCTTCCCCTTCATCTTCACGGTCGCGACCTCGATCCCGCACCACTAACGATGTTCCCGATTCGAGCGATGGTATGTTGAGGGTCGACCCGGATCTGCAAACGCCACGAACTCCATCCCGGACTAGTAGGCGGAAATCGCCACCCCAATTATCAAGCGAATGGAAGAAGTATATGAGCAGACAGGTTGAATGTGTGGTGTGCTTGGAGGAGTATGTCGATGGCGTCAGCAGGGTCATGAGCCTCCCTTGCGGCCACGAATTCCACGTGGAGTGCAT CACACCGTGGTTAACCACCCGCCGGAGAACATGCCCCATCTGCAAGGGTGATGTTGTCAGATCCCTAGCCCGTGGCTCGCCAACCAGTCCCCGTTATGACCCGTACGACGAAGAGAGCGATGACGAAGGCGAGGTTTTGGCATCCACAAGTGACGACAGCAGACCAGCATCGCCTACACACGACCACGATGTAGAGCGGGGGATTCTGTCTTCGCCAAGTCGCAGCTCTGGACGTGGTTCAGGTCGTAGTGGTCGGGGCGGCTTGTTTGGCCTGATCTCAACCACCTGGACCACACTTAGGTCTGCATCGCGAACTGATTCCGAAAGGAACAATCGGGATGACCGCCGTATTCGATGA